In a single window of the Manis pentadactyla isolate mManPen7 chromosome 14, mManPen7.hap1, whole genome shotgun sequence genome:
- the BTD gene encoding biotinidase, with product MPSPRLVRWNPCLEPHRFSDTEVLQRLSCLAIKGEMFLVANLGTKQPCHNSDPGCPDDGRYQFNTNVVFSNNGTLVDRYRKHNLYFEAAFDAPLKVDHIVFDTPFAGKFGMFTCFDILFFDPAIRLLRDSEVRHIVYPTAWMNQLPLLAAIQIQSAFAIAFGINFLAANIHHPSLGMTGSGIHTPLESFWHHDMESPRGHLIIAQVAKHPLGLTGTENATSEMDPSHSKFLEVVAGGPYCEKDAQEVHCEGAARWNMDALPTFHSEMMYDNFTLVPVSGKEGHLRVCASDLCCYLLYRRRTLSRELYALGAFDGPHTVHGTYYVQVCALVKCGGLGFDTCGQEVTEASGMFEFHLWGNFSTSYIFPLLLTSGMTLETPDQLGWENDHYFLRKSGLSSGLVTAALYGRWYERD from the exons ATGCCATCCCCCCGGTTGGTCAGGTGGAACCCGTGCCTGGAGCCCCACCGATTCAGTGACACGGAG GTCCTCCAGCGCCTGAGTTGTCTGGCTATCAAGGGAGAGATGTTCCTGGTGGCCAATCTCGGGACGAAGCAGCCTTGTCATAACAGTGACCCAGGGTGCCCAGATGATGGAAGGTACCAATTTAACACGAATGTTGTGTTCAGCAATAATGGAACCCTTGTTGACCGCTACCGTAAACACAACCTGTACTTTGAGGCTGCTTTTGATGCCCCTCTCAAAGTGGATCACATCGTGTTTGATACCCCATTTGCTGGCAAGTTTGGTATGTTCACTTGCTTTGACATACTGTTCTTTGACCCTGCCATCAGACTCCTTCGAGACTCTGAGGTGCGGCACATTGTGTATCCAACCGCCTGGATGAACCAGCTCCCCCTCTTGGCAGCTATTCAGATCCAGAGTGCTTTTGCCATCGCCTTTGGCATCAACTTTCTTGCTGCCAATATCCACCACCCATCTCTGGGGATGACCGGAAGTGGCATTCATACCCCTCTGGAGTCCTTTTGGCACCATGACATGGAAAGCCCCAGAGGTCACCTTATAATTGCCCAGGTAGCCAAACATCCACTGGGTCTCACTGGTACAGAGAATGCCACAAGTGAAATGGACCCATCACATAGTAAGTTTCTAGAAGTTGTGGCAGGGGGTCCATACTGTGAAAAGGACGCCCAGGAAGTCcactgtgaaggagccgccagaTGGAACATGGATGCTCTGCCCACATTTCACTCTGAGATGATGTATGACAATTTCACCCTGGTCCCTGTGTCGGGGAAGGAAGGCCATCTCCGGGTCTGTGCCAGTGACCTCTGCTGCTATTTACTTTACCGGAGGCGCACTTTGTCCAGAGAGCTGTACGCCCTGGGGGCCTTTGACGGCCCTCACACTGTGCATGGCACTTACTATGTTCAGGTGTGTGCCCTGGTCAAGTGTGGGGGTCTTGGCTTTGACACCTGTGGACAGGAGGTCACGGAGGCCTCGGGGATGTTTGAATTTCACCTGTGGGGGAACTTCAGCACTTCCTATATTTTTCCTCTGCTTCTGACCTCGGGGATGACCCTGGAAACCCCTGATCAGCTTGGCTGGGAGAATGACCACTACTTCCTCAGGAAGAGTGGCCTGTCCTCCGGCCTGGTGACGGCAGCTCTCTATGGGCGGTGGTATGAGCGGGACTAG